The DNA sequence GACGGGCGCAGGGCGACGCGGTCGTCTGCCATCCCGAGTGCAGTCCCGAGGTGCAGGCGGCATCAGACCTTGTCGCCTCCACAGGCGGGATGGTGCGGCAGGCCCACCTCCACCCGCAGTGGACGGTGCTCACCGAGGAGGCGATGACCTACCGTCTCGGCCGGGTCTTCCCGGACGCCGCCTTCCACGCGGTCGAGGGCACCGAATGCGCCGATATGAAGATGACGACGGTCGAGGACGTGCTCGTGGCCCTGAAGGCCGGGAAGCACCGCGTGGCGGTTGACGAGACCGTCGCCGCCGGGGCGCGCCGTGCCATCGAGAGGATGATCGCACTCAAGAGGTAGAAGAGAATGGTCGATGCACGTATGCTCCTCTCCTTCCTGGAGGAGGACACCCCCTTCGGCGATATCACCTGCGATGCCGTCATCCCTGCGGACCTCACGGCATCGGCCGTGATCAGGGCGAAGGAGGCGTGCGTCATCGCCGGCCTGGAGGAGGCGGCGCTCCTCTTCTCCCACCTCGGCGCCGGCGTCGTCACCCCTGTGAGGGACGGCGAGAGAGTGGCCGCGGGGACGGTCGTCATGGAGATCAGGGGGCCGGCCCGCGCGGTCCTCGTTGCCGAGAGGACGGCCCTCAATATCATGGGGCGGATGAGCGGGATCGCGACCGCGGCACGCGAGGCTGTGGACGCGGTGCGGGCGGTCAACCCGGCGGTGCGGGTCGCCTCCACCAGGAAGACCTGCCCCGGCCTCAGGACACTTGACAAGAAGGCCGCTGTGCTCGGCGGCGCCGCGTCGCACCGCTTCTCCCTCTCCGATATGGTCATGATCAAGGACAACCACCTCGCCCTGGTGGGCCTGGAGGAGGCGGTGCGGCGGGCGAAGGCGCACTCCCCCTACCACAAGGTGGAGGTCGAGGTGGAGTCGGCAAAAGACGCCGTCAGGGCGGCGGAGTACGGCGCCGACATCGTCCTCCTGGACAACATGACGCCCGAGGCGGTCAGGTCGGCGGTGGCCGCCCTCATGGCCGCGGGCCTGAGGGAGAGGGTGGTCGTCGAGATCTCGGGCGGGATCACCCGCGCCACCCTTCCCCTCTATGCCGGTGCCGGGGCCGACATCATCAGCATGGGCGCCCTCACCCACTCGGTCAGGAACGTCGACGTCAGCCTGGACGTCGTGCCGGACAGGGAGTGAAGAGTCTTTTTTGGGGGGGTGATCCCTCCTTTCCACCATAACCGGTTATCGTGGGGCAGTATTTGCGAGATAGTGGCGGGGATCAACTGTCTTCCCCATACTGCCTGCCGGGGGACTACGCCCCCGGACCCCCGCTCAGGATTGGTCCCGGGAAGACAGAGCATGGAAATTGAGGAAGATTAGCATCCTGCCCCCTATCCTAATGGCAGGGGGTCTGGGGGGCGGCAGCCCCCCGGCACAGGCAATCCAGAACATGAAATATCCTGATTTAAATTTGCAGAGAGTCCTGGAAACGGCTCTAAAAACATCAAAAAAAGATTAGAAGTCGGGCTTCGACTTCAGGGCCTCGACGAGGAGGGCGATGCCTCCCTCGATGTCCTTCATGTCGAGCACCTCGACAGGCGAGTGGATATAGCGGGTCGGGATGCTCAGTGTGGTGGAGGGGATGCCGCCGCGCTCCAGGTGGATGGAGGTGGCGTCGGTCGTGCCGCCCTTCCCGACCTCGAGCTGCACCTTGATCTCCTTCCCGGCCGCGGCCGCACGCAGCCAGGCGATGACCTTCTTGTTGGCGATGAGGCCCCGGCCATTGCTGTCGACGATGGTGATGACCGGCCCCTCGCCCATCTGGAGGGAGGCGTCCTTCTTCTCGATGCCCGGGTGGTCGCCCGGAATGGTGGTGTCGGTGGCGATGGCGCAGTCAGGGTTGAGGGAGTAGGCGACGGTCTTCGCGCCCTTCAGCCCGACCTCCTCCTGCACCGTGAAGACGCCGTAGATGGTGTGCGGCGACTGCACCGTCTGGAGGGTCTTGATCAGCATCACGCAGCCGGCCCTGTTGTCGAAGGCCTTGCCCGTCACCCTGCCGTTCGCAAGTTCGGTGAACGCGCGGTCGA is a window from the Methanofollis sp. genome containing:
- the nadC gene encoding carboxylating nicotinate-nucleotide diphosphorylase — its product is MVDARMLLSFLEEDTPFGDITCDAVIPADLTASAVIRAKEACVIAGLEEAALLFSHLGAGVVTPVRDGERVAAGTVVMEIRGPARAVLVAERTALNIMGRMSGIATAAREAVDAVRAVNPAVRVASTRKTCPGLRTLDKKAAVLGGAASHRFSLSDMVMIKDNHLALVGLEEAVRRAKAHSPYHKVEVEVESAKDAVRAAEYGADIVLLDNMTPEAVRSAVAALMAAGLRERVVVEISGGITRATLPLYAGAGADIISMGALTHSVRNVDVSLDVVPDRE
- a CDS encoding M42 family metallopeptidase, with the translated sequence MVKELLRKLSNAHGISGSEGSVAAVIREEVAPYVDEIREDTMGNLIAVKKGDDFSILLAAHMDEIGLMVKYVDEKGFVRFVTIGGWFDPTLYAQRVILHGTKGPVYGVVGGKPPHVMKEEDRKKPLKVDDMFIDVGATSPEDAEALGIEVGTPVTVDRAFTELANGRVTGKAFDNRAGCVMLIKTLQTVQSPHTIYGVFTVQEEVGLKGAKTVAYSLNPDCAIATDTTIPGDHPGIEKKDASLQMGEGPVITIVDSNGRGLIANKKVIAWLRAAAAGKEIKVQLEVGKGGTTDATSIHLERGGIPSTTLSIPTRYIHSPVEVLDMKDIEGGIALLVEALKSKPDF